A portion of the Brassica napus cultivar Da-Ae unplaced genomic scaffold, Da-Ae ScsIHWf_1109;HRSCAF=1576, whole genome shotgun sequence genome contains these proteins:
- the LOC125595986 gene encoding uncharacterized protein LOC125595986 translates to MIDVEAVTHGKTVYLTFVYGDPVPKLREQVWERLTRYGLARSEPWFIIGDLNEITGNHEKDGGSLRSADSFIPFNNMIRNTGLLEFPARGNKMSWQGRRGKGKGAVTVRCRLDRALANEEWHTLFPCSFTEYLGMVASDHRPVVAYLNDKVTRRKGQFRFDKRWIAQEGLLESITMGWSDYSATRETGIVEKISNCRHEIAKWRKNNPPYGKDKINELQKALEEVQTDNSRSQEDIIEVSKKLQDAYKDEEEYWHQKSRNTWYTSGDLNTKFYHALTKQRRVRNRIVGLYDALGNWITEDMGVEKVAVDYFEELFTTTSPTEFDDFLTEVSPGITPQMNQRLLRVASEDEVREALFMMHPEKAPGPDETQSAFVPGRLISDNILIAQEMFHGLRTNKACKGKYMAIKTDMSKAYDRVEWDFIKALLQKMALKEECHTILRILKEYEVVSGQLINFDKSSIQFGHNIEESTRQDLRDILGIQNLGGMGSYLGLPENLGGSKIQVFSFVQDRLNNRVNGWTFKFFTKGGKEVIIKSVVTALPNHVMSVYRLPKATTKKLTTAVAQFWWSPGGRTRGMHWKSWDKVCLDKEAGGLGFKDITDFNTAMLGYQIERVYPDRERPPLKFGPTVDALKAFCWKIRLYSSQEESESERNTR, encoded by the exons ATGATCGATGTGGAAGCGGTGACCCACGGAAAGACGGTTTATCTTACGTTTGTGTATGGTGATCCTGTTCCAAAATTAAGAGAACAAGTGTGGGAACGTTTGACGAGATATGGACTTGCGCGTTCAGAACCCTGGTTCATCATTGGGGATTTAAATGAGATTactggaaatcatgaaaaggatgGAGGATCACTGAGGAGTGCGGATTCTTTTAttccttttaataatatgataaggAATACTGGGTTATTGGAATTTCCGGCACGGGGAAATAAAATGTCATGGCAAGGGAGAAGGGGAAAAGGAAAAGGGGCAGTTACGGTAAGATGTCGTCTAGATCGAGCTTTAGCAAATGAGGAGTGGCATACTTTGTTTCCATGTTCTTTTACAGAATACTTAGGGATGGTGGCTTCTGATCATCGCCCAGTTGTGGCTTATCTGAATGATAAAGTCACTAGGAGAAAAGGGCAATTTCGGTTTGATAAAAGATGGATTGCACAAGAAGGTCTTTTGGAATCAATTACAATGGGCTGGTCAGATTATAGTGCAACAAGGGAAACTGGGATAGTGgaaaaaattagtaattgtcGACATGAAATTGCTAAATGGCGGAAAAATAATCCTCCTTATGGGAAGGACAAAATTAATGAGTTACAAAAAGCTCTTGAAGAGGTACAAACAGATAATTCTAGATCTCAAGAGGATATTATCGAGGTCTCAAAGAAGTTGCAAGATGCATATAAAGATGAAGAGGAGTATTGGCACCAAAAGAGTAGGAATACGTGGTATACATCTGGGGATCTCAATACAAAATTCTATCATGCTTTGACTAAGCAACGACGGGTACGTAATCGGATTGTGGGTTTATATGATGCTTTGGGAAATTGGATTACGGAAGATATGGGTGTGGAAAAAGTGGCAGTGGACTATTTCGAAGAGCTTTTCACTACCACTTCTCCAACGGAGTTTGATGACTTTCTCACAGAGGTATCACCAGGTATTACTCCTCAAATGAACCAACGTCTGTTAAGAGTAGCATCAGAGGATGAGGTCAGAGAAGCCCtttttatgatgcatccagagaaggCACCAGGACCGGATG AAACTCAGTCAGCTTTTGTGCCAGGAAGGTTAATctctgataatattcttattgctcaggaaatgtttcatggattacgGACGAACAAGGCGTGCAAAGGaaaatatatggcaattaaaacgGACATGAGTAAAGCTTATGATAGAGTGGAATGGGATTTTATAAAGGCTCTCCTACAGAAGATGG CTTTGAAAGAGGAATGCCATACTATCCTTAGGATCTTAAAGGAATATGAGGTTGTATCAGGTCAGCTTATAAACTTTGATAAGTCCTCTATCCAATTCGGGCACAATATTGAGGAATCAACTAGACAGGACTTAAGAGATATATTGGGAATTCAGAATCTTGGAGGTATGGGATCTTATCTAGGTCTTCCAGAAAATTTGGGAGGATCCAAGATACAGGTTTTTAGCTTTGTGCAGGACCGGCTAAATAATAGGGTTAATGGTTGGACTTTTAAGTTCTTCACAAAGGGAGGAAAAGAAGTGATTATTAAATCTGTGGTAACGGCATTaccaaaccatgtgatgtctgtTTACCGTTTACCTAAGGCAACAACTAAAAAACTGACGACCGCGGtcgcacaattctggtggagcccAGGGGGAAGGACAAGAGGtatgcactggaaatcatgggataaagtgTGTCTTGATAAGGAAGCTGGGGGCTTAGGTTTCAAggatattacagattttaatacagcaatgcttg gatatcagatCGAACGGGTTTATCCAGACAGGGAAAGACCACCTTTAAAGTTTGGACCCACGGTTGATGCTTTGAAGGCTTTctgctggaaaatacg GTTGTATAGCAGTCAAGAAGAATCTGAAAGCGAGAGGAATACAAGGTGA